The Megalobrama amblycephala isolate DHTTF-2021 linkage group LG10, ASM1881202v1, whole genome shotgun sequence DNA segment aagtaaaaaaactatTATGTACATAGTTTAGTCATATTCAGTGTCTACTCTGCGCTTCTTGTCTCATGTCTTCATTAAATGGAGCATCTCTTGTCACTGTCCCACAATAGTCTACAAGCATTTATCGCTCCATTTGAAGTTATCTGCACTGTTCACACAAGTACGAGGCATCTCTGCTCACCATGGCTAAACAGAAATGTGTCCCTCTGCAAAATCAATCATCGACAAATAAGAGAGTGTTATTAAGGTGATGATATACGAGGCAacttttgagcaatgttgctagGCAATGTTGCTGAgcgatgttgcttgggcacttttccattgagaatgggcaacaaatttcggtctaaagtatccagatagaaatttgttgcccattcttaaagggttagttcacccaaaaatgaaaagaccttcgttaatcttcagaacacaaattgagatatttttgttgaaatctgacggctctgtgaggcctgcatagggagcaatgacatttcctctctcaagatccacaaaggtactaaaaacatatttaaatcagttcatgtgagcacagtggttcaatattaatattataaaccaacgagaatatttttggtgcagcaaaaagcaaacaaaataactacttatttagtgatggccaatttcaaaacactgcttcaggaagcttcagagcgttatgaatcaacgtgtcaaatcagcggttcggagcggcaaagtcacgtgatttcagcagtttggcgatttgacacacgatccgaatcatgattcgacactctgattcatttatgctccgaatcttcctgaagcagtgttttgaaatcggccatcactaaataagtcgttattttgtttttttttggcgcaccaaaaatattctcgtcgctttataatattaatattgaaccactgtactcacatgaaccgatttaaatatgtttttagtacattaatggatcttgagagaagaaatgtcattgctggctatggaggcctcactgagccatcagatttcaaccaaaatatcttaatttgtgttccgaagatcaacgaaggtcttacgggtgtaaaacggcacgagggtaagtaattaatgacagaattttcatttttgggtgaactaaccctttaaatcaacATTGCCCAGCAACTAAGActggataaaaaaaattaattgattctcatttttacgagccggtatcgattcttaaatcccaagaatcgattagtctagtctgttttcagttgatgaatgaacggAAAATTATAGCacacctcccatccaataaatcacatcaatctttgtgctttgttagttttgatatgaaacaaagtctcagatttcaaatgacttctattttattatgaaattcaaaaaatACTTCTTTCAAATTGGCACTGTTTaatggcgtgacagatcgctgtagcgcctcaggtGAAGAGAAGCGGCAGCACTACACAcacgtgaaccgatcatctccttcgctttaataccagttacaacacaaaataaacatgaatgaacatctgaaggcatgttaaaagatacagtacaacttttcgtattgtattgtattttatttatatagcaccaaTTTAATACAACGTTAGTTGTCCAAAGTGCTTCACAGTGCcaagaaaaaacaaaagtaaaaaaagtaaataaataaaacaatagaaaacacacacataacacACATTAAACATCACTCTCCATCATTAGAACTTGCATTCAGAGTTAAgcaaatgtgattttaacataGCTTTAAAAACAGGTAAAGATTTGATGGATCTAATCGCGACTGGGAGATCGTTCCACAATTTAGGACCGGCTCGAGAGAAGGCTCGATCACCtttgtgtttgtattttgtCTTAGTAACGGCAAGCAGATATTTGTTTTCAGATCTCAAGGATCTTGGCGGAGTATACACTGTCACCATCCTAGATAAGTAAGTAGGCGCTAAATTGTGAATGGCCTTAAAAACAAGTACAAGAATCTTAAAAACAATTTGATAACGTACTGGCAACCACTTCAATGACATTAAAAGTGGAGTAACGAAGTCATATTTTTTGCAGACTTGATCATTCTCGCTGCTGCGTTCTGAATTTTCTGCAGATGCATTAGTGCTTTACCATCAACTCCGAAGTAAAGGGAGTTACAGTAATCCAttcgagaaaaaaaacatagctGAAATTGCCTTCTCAAAATCAGATGAAGATAGAAATGATTTAGTCTTTGCTAACAGATGTAGATTAAAAAAGCATGATCTGACAACTGAGTTTATTTGACAATCCATTTTTAACTCACTGTCCAAAACAAACCCCAGGTTTTTCACCTTAGATTTAGTAGATCCTGATAGGGTAGTAGCATTTAAATGCTGGATTACTTCATGCTTCCTAGGGCCAAACACAATAGCCTCGGTTTTATTTTCGTTAAGCATCAAACAATTTGCAGCCATCCAGTCCTTAACCTCTTGAAAACATGTCAATAGAGCATCAAATGAATTTGGCTGTATCTCTCTCACGGGCAAATAGATCTGCgtatcatcagcatagcagTGAAAAGATACGTTATATTTTCTGAAGATagctcccaagggtagcatgtagaGGGAGAAAAGTATTGGAGCAAGAATCGACCCTTGTGGAATACCCCAGGGAAGATATACTCTTGAAGACTGACAATTCCCACTGCTAACTTACCGAAATCCATATCATGTCACATGTATTTGCTCAATCAGTGATTCAACCgtagaaagacgtcaataaaacagcttgtaaacaatgtcacgtaacgtcacattcgcctcagaaaaacatattcagtgaccataaactcgttaGTCAGCTATTATAATTTtcaatgttcttcaatatttaatgcatgtttgaataaatcagctacagccacgatttaaatgtttatatttaaaaaaccgaactggaatagaaatatgattatgtaattctaaactttatttattataaaaaaacatcCTTGAGTGTAATTTGAGTGTTTGtatattttaagttaattttaaccttcaatattatagtaatgtagtaccaactgactcccatgtatagtttacagcattagttgagatttttttttaccttgagaaaatttgccatgtactgtatctGATCCAAAatccaaaataatcaatatcgAATTGAAAGCTTGTGAATAGAAATCGAATGGAATCATAAAAATTGCTCAAAACGTTGCCCTGTGTACACCTTTAGAGGTAACTATTTTGTCCAAATCAAAAATTTtgcttgatttatttattttaaataaaataaacttttgggttaccagtctgactctctaaccattaggccatgactgcctatttattgtgtgtgtgtacaaaaatagataaataatagTAGGAATAAGAATGTGATACGGAATATGTGACAAGACAAGAGAATGTATTTATGAAATGCATTTTACATTGTGTATTAATTTTTCCATGACGACTGATTTTCCCCGCCCAGCCTTGAATGATCGATCGATTATTTGATTGCTTTTCCCTTGGGAAGTGTTCATCTGCTTGGGGATGGGGAGAGGGCGCGCAGCAGCTCCGTGTCCTGTGTTTGTTAATATTAACATATCCTCCCTCATCAGGTGGTGAggatgctgtgtgtgtgtgcgtcagtAAGTGATTTTTTGCATATACAGACTTCTTTGCTCAAACACTCACCTCTGGGCTGAGTACAGCAGTGCTGTCACTGGGTACATCTTCTTCATAGCCCTTGTTAAGGAAACTCTCCGTCTCCTGTGCTCCGCTGCCCTCGCTTGGACATTTCCCATAGCTGTGTCTGGGGCTCTCGCTCCCATGGGAAAGGTCACATTTGGTATCGCCCAGGTCAGAGGGCGTGCACGACATACGTGGTGACCCATCCTCATCCTGATAGGGTGGAGGCTGCAGCTCGTCCAATGGCGGAGTCCGTCTCATCCGCTGGATACAGTGTACTGATGCAAGGCAAAGTGAGAGAGATGAATTTAGTGTTAATTAGCTCAATGTTCTCAAGCAATATGAAAGAGCAAAAGTGTAGGGTGGCAAATATCATCTTAAGTGGCTTAGAAAGTGTACCAATTGTAGTGACAGTATGaatgtacttttacttttagtTTAGCTTTATGCTCAACAGCAGAATGATCTCAGAAACTCTAATTCATGTGTCACTCCTACAATGAGACTGAACCTGCAGCCTTTGTGTCTTTAGCAGCACAGATTGCTAGGCTTGTCATTTATGATATAGCATATGGTATTCAAAGGTCTCTGGTAAAGTCTAAGACAAGAATGGTTCTTTGAAACCTTCAGCTCAACTCAAGAAAAGGTCAAAACCTGGTTTTACACACAGTGTAGACATATTCCTTTCACCAGCATCTTCATAAATGTTTCAGTTGTCCTTCAAGAGCTACAAATCACTCAATGACAAATCAGCATGTTCAATTTCAAATGCAGAAAATGAAGGAAATTTGAGGATATGCTGATGCTGCTAGTGGCTTTATGAGTctctgaaattaaaatgaatggcAAAACATGCCCTGATTTACCTGCCTTCACCCTACATATAAACTGCTCTGTAAAGAGAATGAACCAAGTGGCTGTTGCCATAGTAACATGCTGCTGCTTAGGACAGGAAGATTTAGAGATCTCATAAATACAgtgcattctctctctcacacgcgcacacacacacgcgatTCTGTTGGAGCGTGGCTTGGATAAAACACCTCAGACATTGCTGATGCTGTAGATTTTTATGTTCACTTATTTCTCTAAACTTTGAAACACTTTGAAATAATactggaattactgatgacTCGTTTCGGCAGTTCTGAATCCATTTTTTTccagagacaataactttatttatcgtgctttgatctttaaaaccttgcagaccttttacatacACAAACAGCTCTAATACaaactgcatgaaaggtaatatatGAAAAAGCATGGTAGGGGCACTTTtaaggaaggcctgaaaacggaCGCCGAGGTTGTGTTGTTCCTGCTGCATTTGTGAGTACCATTGGTTTTGAGTGTGTGCTGCTGGCGACTAACAATGAACTCTTGCTTGTATATACTCGagtactgtatgttcattttttgttcttccttgtcATTCATTGCTTTATTTGGCTTTGTTTCTGCTTTGATAAAGAGACATGCACTCTTGATCATgcattttgggggcggagcaataaagggaggggtgtgtttgtttgggttgatttcaaatatcaagtgTTCAACAATGATTCtcataaacatttaattcatgtCACATAAACACATTCTTCCATACCACTAGCAAAGGTTTACAACCAACAAACACATTTTGTCACTCATGAAACAATCACCTAACAACAGGTAGCATTGTTTTCTTTTGTGAAGTTTCTTTATAAAGCAAGAATGACTGTTCTCTATTGTTTACAAATCACTGCAGTACATGTTAGCCCATGTTTGCATTACAGTACAAAATTATGTAGTAAGTTTTCCCCTTTTGTATAGATAGTAATGAAATTGAAAGACTAACACCTGTGTAGGTGTTCAGCTGCATCTATGCTTTGatagtatttcattttttagattcgaaaaaatatttcaatatggtattactgtagaaatgtagCAAATTGTTGTCTTATTCAATTTTGTATTATGTTAGGTTTTGAACTTTAAGtttagaaaaaacattttcaaaagagACTTCTAATTGtaagaaaatgtcagaattgtgagctgACTTTTTGGGTTTTGCAAGTTtaaatatcacaattctgagaaaagtatTCAGAACTGCGGAATATAAACTAGCAATTGtgagaaagaaagtcagaattgtgagataaaaagtcataattgtcctttaaattgtttaattccGTGGCTTAAAGAAGCTTCCACAGTGCTAGcgattgtatatatatatatatatatatatatatatatatataaaaaaactgtaaataaaatataattatttattattataattattgacATTGCAAATTTACTTAGTTGATATGACCTAAAAAGAGTGCAGAATCTGAAATATTCCTTCTATATTttaggtcataacatttaattttcatttcaatttcAGAATCCTATGGAAAAGTATCATGGTATGGCAGTAGAGATGATGGAAACTTAGAATcaaagttcatttttaatgagGATGGAGGAAAGAAACATCATTATGATTACAATGACGGAAGAGCACGTCCGTTTGTCTTCTGTCTCAAAGTTGAACGACGTCTTTGATCTTAAACACTGCAGCATTTTCAACCTCAGGCTATAAACAAGAGCAAGAGAAAATGTTTATGTGCATGAGAGAGTGAGCCCTCTATATCTCAACGATGTTTTGATCAACTCTCATGTCAGACATCTCTCATGTTTCAGTTTGATCTAAATGCCAGCATAGATGCCATAACTATTTTTTCAATACTGTCAGGACGTCTCTGAGTGATTAGTAAACAAGACATTAACAGCTGGGTTTACTTGATTTTCTGGGGGTCATGGACCAAACAAGCAGCTTCCTCAGAATGCTAATGCTTTGCCATTCATGCTTTAATGCTAATGCTAATAGCAAAGTATTATAAACCTCTTTGATTCCAACTGCAAACACTCGGGCTCATTTGTTATGTATGAGTGTAAGAATGTGGTTATGTGTGTACAGCAGTATgggtttgtgtttttatgtaCTTGTGAGTACTATAGCAATAGGAGTGTGTGATTGtatatgtaaatgtgtgtgtgtgctagcTCTTCATGTATTATACAGATGGCCCGAGGCTACAGCCTCTCCTGCCTTCAGGAAAACAGCTCATGAGAAAAGCATGCAgatctatctgtctctctgtgcAGTAGTTCACAGAGGCAGAGGGTGAAATCAGAGAGATATCCACCAGCTTCctgcttttttctttctgaCAGCGATTTCCTTTGACACATTTTCATTCTTTCTCTTCATCGTCCTCCATAATCTTCCTGCTTTGAGCATCTGCAATGATTCCAGGAGGGATTTCGGCACAGAATGGAATAAAGGCAACTGAATAGACAATTGaaagtacaaaaaataaataaataaataaccctAATCCTGTCCATTACTGATGATCATTGATTCATCTGTCGTTATAAAAGCAGAGACAATAATCTTCCTCCAAAACACAGCATAATATCTGGTCTTCTCCTGTTCTGTGAGAAGCAGAACAGAGCCAAGAACTCTCTGACTCTGTTCTCTCATCTTTCATCTTGAGAAAGGAGAAAAAAAGTGTTCTGGCTTTTTAtgccaaaatgttttcttttagaAATGTCCTAATTCACTTGACATCTGATATATTCATGATCTAAACTCTTTGCTCTCTGTAAGAATCACTCCTGCCAGAGAAAGAGCAACCCACAGTCATTTTTtattgaaaacaggtttcattCAGATTTTTCTACTGTCTGTAACTGAATGTTCTTCAAaaatagggggaaaaaaagttctGTGTCATAACAAAATTCCAGTGAAAAACAAACATCCCTAAGCAAAGGATTTGTAGTTAAGCAGCGCCATCTGGTGGTTATATCTGGGTTCCAATCTATTTGCTTTGCCCACTTACCATTCATTTTTCTGCCCTAAAAATGTATGGTTGCCACAGACATAAATTGTAAAGAACCAAAACTTGGCAGGATGGTTTCAGGCACACAGACACAAACCCATAtgacactaggtggcgctataataaGGCAATTTGCATTTTGGATAAATTTTGATCcctaagggctagaaacaaaattttccACCCAGAATTCTTGAGTCAAGCACTACAAAATGTGTATCTCTGATTTAATTTCCGCCTATAATATTTTACCGCCACTTTAGATTTTCTTAAAAACGTCTTCCTAGGCTGTTGGGCTGATCTTTACCAAAATACCAGAGCAGCTAGGAACAATGCTGGCAAAAAGTCAAAGCGTTGCAAAGTTATAAGTTAATTAATTGTTGAGGCAACGCCCATTCTAAAAAAAACTATGAATGTCAATGGAGCCCATCACCTGTTTGGTTattcatattcttcaaaatatcttcttttgtgttcagcaaaagcaagaaattcatacaggtttggaataacttgagggtgagtaaatgatgacagaattgtcatttttgagtTAATTCCTTTAATGAAATTCGACACAAATAGGCAACAGGACATTCTAAGGACATGAACCAAGTTTCGAAAAATAGGGGGCACTAcaactaaaaaaaacattataactCATTAACCTTATGATCCATTTGAAAATGGTTATGCATCTTCTTTGGTGGACATCCTAACATATCCTCCAATATGATTCGGATACTTAAAAATAACATGGCTGACAATAGCCAATCAAATTTCAGTGGCTAATAgcaaataatttatttgtatatggtGTTGAAATTGGCCTCAAGGTGGCGCTATaataaactttacattttaGCTAATAACTCTGCAATCATGTGTGACAATCAAAATTCTTGTTTCTTTTGAATTCTTGCTTTAAGCCCCAACAATagcaaatctgattttttttatgattaacTTAAAACTTTATCAGTCATTTTAATTTCGTTTAATtttgaactcctcctaggccatTTGTAAGACCTTCACATAATGGGTCTAATATGACCCATTATGCCTATATAAAGTCCAAACTTTGCTCAAAATGACTTGTTCTCCATGTAGAAACGTGTTTAGTTTTATGAATATATGCTGAGGAGGCTAACAGCAAATTTTAAACTATCAGCCATTTCAGTTGAAAGATGAAGGCTGTGATATTAATGTTCTCCACAGGAAAAGgaatcttttaaaggtgccgtagaacgtgttttcaaaagatgtaatataagtctaaggtgtcccctgaatgtgtctgtgaagtttcagctcaaaataccccctagattttttttaattcatttttttaactgcctattttggggcatcattaaatatgcgccaattcaggctgcagcccctttaaattctcgtgctccccgcccccaagctcgttactgccttaaacagcataaacacacagctaatataaccctcaaaattgatcttacaaagtgttcgtcatgcagcatgtctaatcgcgtaagtacagtgtttatttggatgtttacatttgattctgaatgagtttgatagtgctccgtggctaactggctaacgctacactgttggagagatttataaagaatgaagttgtgtttatgaattatacagactgcaagtgtttaaaaatgaaaataacgacggctcttgtctctgtgaatacagtaagaaacgatggtaactttgaccacatttaacagtacattagcaacatgctaacgaaacatttagaaagacaatttacaaatatcaaaaaaaatatcatgttatcatggatcatgtcagttattattgctccatctgccatttttcgctattgtccttgcttgcttacctagtctgatgattcagctgtgcacagatccagacgttaatactgcctacCCTTGTGTATACATGCTATATATGctacatgctataaaaaatgatctgtggggtattttgagctaaaacttcacatacacactctggggacatcagagacttattttatatcttgaaaaagtggcattatatcacctctttaagcagcacaactgttttcaacattgttaataataagagcaccaaatcagcatataagaatgatttctgaaggatcatctgacactaaagactggagtaatgatgctgaaaattcagctttgccatcccaggaataaattatattttaatatgtattaaaatagaaggcgtgtattttaaattgtatttaacaacaatatacctgttttactgtatttttgatcaaataaatgcagccttgatgagcataagagacttctttcaaaacatttaaaaaatcttaaagatcccaaacttttgaacagcagtgtataaaaatatcataattctTTTGAAATCAACATGATTCAGCAACCCACTGTACTTCCTTAAAGTAACAAtagaatatttgattttatccACAGTGGTCTGTCATACCTAGAAAAAAGATATTCACTAGAGATCATCCTATCTGCATTAATATGGCAGAGGTTCAGCAAGCACAGACACAACaaagtttttttgtgtgtgtgaaatgtacATTTACCGTCATCTGCTGAGGCCTCGCTGCTGTAGCCATCATATTCAGCCGCTAGGGGGCAGTATTTCTTCCGCGTGTCCCAGCCATAGCCCTTCTGGTGGTGTGAGTTAGTCCCCGCTGAGCCCCCCCGGAGACCCTGTGATCGAGACACAGCCTCCTGGTACTGGCCAATCACCTCATCATCACTGTCTGACGACGAGCAGTGATAGTCTGCATTCACGTAACTCTTATCTGAGAGAAGGAGCGGAAAAAGGGGGACaatttagaaaaacaaaaatgccaTTGTATTTTAAGCACGAGAAGAAAGCGAAAATAGTTTTGAGAAATTTTCATGATAGTCAAATGTTCTCCAACTTTTCTCAAcagtatttatacattttagcaCTGGCATGTCACCAAATAAAAGAGGAAAACTGTATAAGAAAGCAGATAAACATCTTGATTTGTCCTCCAATCTTCAGCACAAACACTAGAGGGCGATATAGcttaacaataaaaacacattcgCACATAACAAGGGGCTCAAAGAAGGTAATACAGTAATATGTATATCCTCTTTTAGCCAAAATTATGAATTAACATCTGTGAAAGTTAAGTTAGAGAGGCCAAGCATTAATAATTTATAGGCTACTGAGGAAGAAAATCCAAATCCCCTACATTTTACACAGAATGAGAAATAAGAGAGAGACAGGAAGAAGAGCATAAAATAGTGAGGCATAATAAGTGTCATAAAATGCAATGAGTTCAAGTCTTCCCATAGAGATAAAAGGAAGGGAAAGCAAAACAGCATTTTGACCGCAGCAGAGATCATTTCCACCAGATGAAGAGATCAGAGCAGTTTGAAAGAGCCCAGGCagatttaaaagaaagaaaagacgGTGGCTCCCTTTTTTAGACACAGTCATCTAATGAGGTTCAGAGAATGGAAGGAAAAAGTTAGCAGCTTCACTCTCTCACCTTCAGCACATCTGTCCCTATTGCTAGATTTCTTCTTCTCACCACCATCCACTGGGcttctgtttgtttttaatttagtatACCTGGTTCTTTCTTTAACACAGGATCCATTTTGTTGGAGTACAGAAGGTGATTCAGCACTATTTTGCGACTTTAACTTTGTGTCAGGAGTCTGTGAGAGGTCGCTTTCTGTAGAGGTCTCAGTTGACAGCACTGAACCATTGTCGGTGCTTGAAGTCTGAGGCTGAGATGCAGCCTGGGTCTGGATTTCAGTCCTACACAGAAAAGGATCTCTCTCCTGGGCCTGCCGTGCTGCAGCCTCTTTCTCTTCCGCCTCTTTCTTACGAATCCTCTTCAGCTCCTCGGCCTGGACTTTGTGAATGATGCTGTTCACATGCTCGGCAAGTTCTCCGCTCACTGTGTACGTGACGTCACTCAGCGCATAAGCCAGGTCATCGACCTTCTCGGTCACGGATTCCAACATGGCAGACATGGAGGGGAGACTTTGCTGGAAGCTCTTAAAAAATGCCATGTTGCAGTTTTGATGTAATTGCTCAGTTTATGATTTCTCTGAAAGCTTTCCAGCCCAGTCTTAAATTTATCATCGATGGAAGGTCATTTCAAAATACTCAAAACaaaatttatttacataatattAGACTACTTTAAATCTGCAgt contains these protein-coding regions:
- the syt14a gene encoding synaptotagmin-14 isoform X2, with the protein product MAFFKSFQQSLPSMSAMLESVTEKVDDLAYALSDVTYTVSGELAEHVNSIIHKVQAEELKRIRKKEAEEKEAAARQAQERDPFLCRTEIQTQAASQPQTSSTDNGSVLSTETSTESDLSQTPDTKLKSQNSAESPSVLQQNGSCVKERTRYTKLKTNRSPVDGGEKKKSSNRDRCAEDKSYVNADYHCSSSDSDDEVIGQYQEAVSRSQGLRGGSAGTNSHHQKGYGWDTRKKYCPLAAEYDGYSSEASADDVHCIQRMRRTPPLDELQPPPYQDEDGSPRMSCTPSDLGDTKCDLSHGSESPRHSYGKCPSEGSGAQETESFLNKGYEEDVPSDSTAVLSPEDLSARGSAAQLPKGYDPEPLAQYGTLDVVFDYDSSDQRLSVTITALTDIPSLKRTGNISWQVHLVLLPTKKQRAKTIIQRGPCPIFTETFHFSHIESEMIGNYAVRFRLYSVRRMKKEKALGEKVFYLTKLNLQGKMSVPIILDPCCNIPGSDSQASVSDVSCSETASSFPSAGQGSAPEILLGLVYNATTGRLSVEVIKGSHFKNLAANKPPNTYVKLTLLNSMGQEMSKCKTSICRGQPNPTYKETFVFQVALFQLSDVTLILSVYNKRSMKRKEMIGWISLGLNSSGEEELTHWTQMKESKGQQVCRWHSLLES
- the syt14a gene encoding synaptotagmin-14 isoform X1, which gives rise to MAFFKSFQQSLPSMSAMLESVTEKVDDLAYALSDVTYTVSGELAEHVNSIIHKVQAEELKRIRKKEAEEKEAAARQAQERDPFLCRTEIQTQAASQPQTSSTDNGSVLSTETSTESDLSQTPDTKLKSQNSAESPSVLQQNGSCVKERTRYTKLKTNRSPVDGGEKKKSSNRDRCAEDKSYVNADYHCSSSDSDDEVIGQYQEAVSRSQGLRGGSAGTNSHHQKGYGWDTRKKYCPLAAEYDGYSSEASADDVHCIQRMRRTPPLDELQPPPYQDEDGSPRMSCTPSDLGDTKCDLSHGSESPRHSYGKCPSEGSGAQETESFLNKGYEEDVPSDSTAVLSPEDLSARGSAAQLPKGYDPEPLAQYGTLDVVFDYDSSDQRLSVTITALTDIPSLKRTGNISWQVHLVLLPTKKQRAKTIIQRGPCPIFTETFHFSHIESEMIGNYAVRFRLYSVRRMKKEKALGEKVFYLTKLNLQGKMSVPIILDPCCNIPGSDSQASVSDVSCSETASSFPSAGQGSAPEILLGLVYNATTGRLSVEVIKGSHFKNLAANKPPNGLFCCLKHLIGGQVYIIRDTYVKLTLLNSMGQEMSKCKTSICRGQPNPTYKETFVFQVALFQLSDVTLILSVYNKRSMKRKEMIGWISLGLNSSGEEELTHWTQMKESKGQQVCRWHSLLES